TATTACCGTCTGGCGGATGCCGGAACGCCGCTCTTTTTCCTTTTCCGGCTTCCTTAATTCCTTGTCATTGAGGATCTTCATGACCGCATCGACCGTTTCCTTCACCTGATCGGTCGGTTCGCCTGCCTTTGCACTGAGAGGGAAGCAGGCCAGAGAGAGTCCTGCAATGAAGGCCACAAGGGCCAGGGAGAGCCTGTTTTTTTTCATGAATGCTATACCTTTCCGAATACGAATTTTGAGATCAATTCCTCGATATCAACGGCAGATTCCGTGTCCCTGATCTTCCCGCCGGTTGGGAGGATTTTGTCCGAGCCGCCCGGAGTTATCTGGATGAACTTCTCGCCGATCAGCCCCTTTGTTTTTATGGAGGCAATTGCGTCGTCATGGACCTTTACGCTGTCATCAAGGGTGAGTTCCAGTAATGCCGTATTATTGCTCAGACGTATATTTTTTATCGAGCCCACTTCAACCCCGGCTATCTCGACAACCGCTCCGGGCTTTATGCCGCCGGCCTTTTCGAACTCGGCGAGGAGAGTATATCCTCTTTTGCCGGTGAGGTCCAGGTTGCCGAGCTTCACGGAAAGATACCCGACTGAAAGAATTCCTATCAGCAGAAAGATGCCCACTGCAAGTTCAAGATCGAATTTTTTCATCGTTGTTCTCCTCAGGATATGATATCGATAGGCCCTTCGAGCGAGCCGGTGATGAACTGTTTTACGACAGGATTGGTCGAGTTCCTGATCTCATCAGGAGTCCCTGCCTGTTCAATGATCCCATTATGCAGCACGGCTACCTTGTCGACGATCCCGAAGATGCCGGGAACCTCGTGGCTTATGATCACTGCCGTAAAACCGTATTTATCATGTGTTGTTTTTATGAGCTTATGGATCGAACTGGTGATGACCGGATCGAGGCCGGTCGTCGGTTCGTCAAAGATCACCAGGGAAGGTTCTGTTATGAGTGCCCGCGCAAGGGCCGCACGTTTTTTCATGCCTCCACTCAATTCTTCCGGAAATTTGTTTCCCCGGTCTCCCAGGCCTACGTCCTCAAGCGCACGCATGACCCTTTCCTGTATCTCAGCTTTCCTCATGCTGGTCTTTTCTTTCAGGGGAAAGGCTACATTTTCTGCCACGGTCATGGAATCGAACAATGCCCCCCCCTGGAAAAGAACACCGAGTTTTTCCCGTATCCGGTCAAGCTCAGCCAGCGGGAGTTTTGTGATATCGATGCCGTCTATCAGGACCTGCCCTGCATCCGGCCTGAGAAGACCCATAATGTGCTTGACCAGGACGCTCTTGCCGCATCCGCTCTTGCCCACGACCGTAACGATCTTGCCGGTCGGGATGAGCAGGTCTGCGCCTTTCAGCACGTTCTGACCCTTAAACGATTTATAAAGACCGATGAGTTCGATCATATCTCTTCCCTATTCGTTCCCTCTGTCCTCTATATCAGAAATGATCCGAGTGAATAGTCCCATATGAGGATCAATATGGATGACAGAACAACTGCCTCGGTCGTTGCCTTGCTCACGCCTGCAGCCCCAAAGCCTGAGTTGAAACCCTTATAGCAGGAGATCCACGAAACAATGAGACCGAAGCTGACGGATTTATAGAACCCCAGGAGGACGTCTTTCATCTCAACATAATCTTCCATGAGAGAAAAATACGTGCCGCCGCTGATACCCAGAAGCTTTACCCCGACAAGGTATCCCCCATAAATGCCGATAACGTCGAATATCGCCGTGATAAGGGGGAAGACGATCAATGCCGCAGTGATATTCGGAACGATCAGATACCGGATCGGGTTGAGGGCCATGGCGGTGAGCGCATCGATCTGCTCTGAAATTCTCATCATGCCCAGTTCAGCCGTAAGAGCTGAGCCGGCTCTGCCGGTCACCATGAGCGCTGAGAGTACAGGGCCCAGTTCGCGGATAAGACTGAGCGCTATGCCGGGGCCCAGAAGGGCTTCGGAGCCGAATTTTCTGAGAATGTAATACAGCTGAAGAGCCAGCACCATGCCGGTAAAAGACCCTGTCAGAAGGATGACGAGCATGGATTTGTTCCCGAAGAAGCGCATCTGGCGCAGCAGCTGTTTGAACTTAAAGGGAGGCTTGAATATCATCTTGAGAGCGCTCAGGAGGAAAAGGAACATCCTGCCCATTTCTCTGAGCGTCGATAACGCATATCTGCCGGCCATCCTCAATAAATTCGCCATATTAACGCTTTATTATACAGGAAGGTGGCAAAAAGTTGTCGTCAGAATAACGGGCTCTGCAACCGATCTTTCATGCCGCCAGACACCGGAAGCTTGCTCCCGTTTGTCCCGGTATACTATTCTTTAAGCTGGCGGATCGTGCAATATTCCGATGTCGTCAGGGGGGCAGGTTATCGCATGAATAATGATCAGATAAAAAAAATCATTCAGGCTGTGCAGAAGGGTGAACTGGCTGTAGAAGAGGCTGTAAGGAAGATGCAGCATCTCCCCTATGAAGATATCTCCTTTGCCAGGGTCGATCATCACCGCCACCTGAGGCAGGGTGTGCCTGAGGTGATCTTCGCTTCCGGCAAGACCGAAAAGCAGGTGATCGAAATAGCGCGGACCATGTATAAGAAGAGCAGAAGTTTTTTGATCACCAGGGCAACAGAGAAGATATACAGGTCTCTGAAGATCAAGGGCGCTTCTTTTCATGCCCTGTCAGGCGTGATCTCCATTGGCGGGCAAAAGAAGAAGACCGGTAATGTGCTTGTCCTCACTGCCGGGACCTCGGATATCCCTGTTGCTGAAGAGGCTGCAGTTACTGCAGCATTCCTTGGAAGCAGCGTAACTACCGTCTATGATGTTGGTGTTGCCGGCCTTCATCGTCTGATGGACAGAAAAGAAGAACTCGGAAAAGCGCGGGTGATCATCATTGTTGCCGGCATGGAGGGTGCGCTTCCTTCTGTTGTCGGCGGCATGACAGACCGGCCGATCATTGCAGTGCCTACATCAATCGGTTATGGCACCAGTTTCAATGGCCTTACCGCGCTTTTTGCGATGCTGAACTCCTGTGTTCCCGGCATTGCAGTGGTGAACATAGACAACGGCTTTGGCGCCGGCTGCCTTGGGCATAAGATAAATACCATTCGTTGATTGTAAGGTTTCAGTGGATGCGGTAACATAACGCACCCTACACCTGCTTAAGGCACCTACTGTTTGGCTCTTACCTCAAGAGGGGGTTTATTCCTCCCCTTAAGATAAGGGGAGGCGAGGAGGGGTTATGATTCTTCCGCGCTTTGCTGAAGAGTTACCTTTGATTCCCAAGCATGCCGGATCGGGAAACGAAAATCCCCTCTGCTTTTATGGCCGGAACCTCTCTACCTCAAAAGGCATGCCAGAGTTTATATCGATACCCAAGTGACTATTTACTTCGACCTTGCATAGTCGATCATCCCTTGAAAATCAATGACAACTGCTTCCTCGTCTCCTACGACCCAAGCGTCATGACCAGAGGGGAGTAAGGAAACATCACCAGCCCTACACTCGATCTCTGATCCATCATCCATTCGAATCATTAGCACACCCGAAACGTGATACTGGAAATGTGGTGCTTCGCAACTCTCTGTTTTAGCCAACGGCTTTACTGAAGTTGACCATCTCCAGCCGGGCTCAAAGACTGCACGACCCACGGTCGCCCCACCAATGTTAATAAGCTCCACTTTTCCCTTTGGGAAGTCGCGTACTTCATCCGGCTTATTAAAACTTTTTAATTCGGCTTTCTCTTCCATATGCACCTCCTAAGTAGTAATGTACATTTTATCACAGATAAGATATCATGCAATTACAAGCTTGTAGCGTGTAGCGCCTGCTGAGCTCTCAATACGACATTCTGATCCTTCATTAACCAGCGGCCGTTAAACTGAATGGTGTTATCTGGAGAATCAGATCGATTTCTGATTGCCCACGCCCATTGAGTGACTGTCACGTGTGCCTGAGTCAAATTGACATTATCTTTTCTGCTCCACTATACTTTAATCAACCCTTGGGGGAGGCTGCTGAGGCCTGAGAGTCTCTCGATAAAACGGGAGAGACCCCTTGTACCTGATACGGATAATTCCGACGGAGGAAACAGGGAATTGATCAGAAAAGGCAACCGTATCCTGAAAGGGATGCGGTTTTTTGTTTTATGAAACTGAAAATTAACGGCGAAGACAGAGACAATATCAGCGCTCAAACAGTGCAGGAACTGCTTGAAGACCTGAAGATCACAGTCGGCAGGGTGGCTGTTGAGGTAAACATGGTCATAGTAAGAAGAACGGAATATGAGCAGTTCAGGCTCAATGACGGAGACGTGGTCGAGATCGTTAACTTTGTTGGCGGGGGATGAGGTTGTTCAAAGTTCCGAGTTTGTCATTCTCTCGAAAATACCCCTCACCCAACCCTCTCCCCCAAGGGGCGAGGGACCAAATGTTTCCCTCCCTTGAGGGGAGGGATTAAGGGCGGGTGAAAGTAAAGAAGGATTCCGAATACCCAGACTTCGATCAAGCTATCCGGAATGACTGAATAGGCTGATGTGTAGAATTACGTTCAATCTCATTATCAGAATGTGGAACTTTGAATATTGAACGAAGTTTACGGAGGAAATATGGAAGATACGCTTATCATTAGAGGGATAGAGTTCAAGTCCCGGCTCTGGGTAGGGACAGGAAAATACAAGGATTTTGAGGAGACGAAGAAAGCTATCGAGGCATCGGGCGCTGATGTGGTGACTGTAGCAGTCAGGCGCACGAATATCACGGACAGGAAGTCTGAGAACCTTCTCGATTTCCTCGATCCGAAGAAATACAAGATCCTTCCTAACACTGCGGGCTGTTATACGGTCGAGGATGCGCTCAGGTATTCGCGGCTTGCGCGCGAGGCAGGGGTGTCTGACCTTATCAAGATCGAGGTGATTGGCGACGAAAAGACACTTTTCCCTGATGTGATCGGCCTTCTGAAGGCGACCGAGATCCTTGCAAAGGAAGGGTTTATCGTGTTCCCTTATACGAACGATGATCCGATCATGGCAAAAAGGCTTGTTGATGCAGGCGCTGCTGCGGTCATGCCGCTTGCTGCGCCGATCGGCTCAGGTCTCGGGATCAGGAACCCTTACAATCTCAAAATTATTCTTGAGCAGGCAACCGTCCCGATCATTGTGGACGCAGGAGTGGGAACAGCATCCGATGTTGCATTTGCCATGGAACTGGGCTGCGATGCAGTTCTGCTGAACACGGCAATAGCAGGCGCAAAGGACCCGATCGCCATGGCATCGGCCATGAAGTATGGGGTGATCGCCGGCCGGCTTGCATACAAGGCAGGCAGGATCCCGCGGAAACTCTATGCAACAGCAAGCAGCCCCTTTGACGGCATGCTGTAAAGATAGTGATGCGTGATCAGTAATGAGTGTTGATTGGTGAGTAAAGCAGCTGTTGATAAAGAGCCCCTCCTTACCAAGGAGGGGTGCGGGGAGGTTATGATGGTTATTTATTCATACCCCACCCGACCTCCCCTTGTAAAGGGGAGGAGTCAGCACGTGTGTAAGTTGTAATGGCGACACCCGATTTCAGGTTGTATCTCATAACCGACAGAAAGTTATTCGGCTCTTCAGACGCGATGCTGGACGCCATTGAAAAGGCCCTCCGGGGCGGCGTGAAAGCTGTTCAGCTGAGGGAAAAGGACCTTGGGATCAGGGAACTTCTTGATCTGGCATACAGGATGAGGGCACTGACCGCGAGATACGGTGCAAAGCTCTTTATCAATGACCGGGTCGATATTGCGCTGGCTGTTGATGCGGACGGCGTGCATCTCAGCCGGACGAGCATACCGGTGCAGGCAGCCCGCAAGGCATCTGGCGAAAGATTGATGATCGGTGTTTCAACGCATGGAGTACAAGAGGCTCAGCAGGCCGAGGCAGATGGCGCCGATCTTATAACACTGGGGCCGGTGTACGAAACGCCTTCAAAAATGCAGTACGGCATGCCGATCGGCATTCATCTGCTGAACGAAGCGGCAAGAAATTGCAATATACCGGTCTTTGCGATAGGCGGCATAACGATCGGACGAATAGAGGAAGTATTGAGACAGGGAGCATTCGGGGCAGCGCTCATATCAGCTGTCCTGACGGCTGAGGATATTCAAAAAACCACAGAGGAGTTTATAAGGAAACTATCATGACAAGACTTGAATTAGCCAAAAAAGGGACGATCACTGATGAGGTGAAGCTCGTTGCTGCTTCCGAAGGATTGACCGCTGAGCAGCTTTCAGCAGATATCGCATCCGGCGTGAGCGTTATCCCGATCAACCGGAATCACGCGATAACGCCTATCGGCATCGGCAGGATGATGCGCACCAAGATCAATGCAAACATCGGAACGTCAAAGGACAGGATCTCGATCGAGGAAGAGATGGAGAAACTCGCAGTGCTGGTGAAGTATGGCGCTGATGCGGTGATGGACCTTTCCACCGGAGGACCGATCAAAGAGCTGAGGCAGATGATGCTGAAAAGGTCCCCTGTGGCAGTGGGAACCGTGCCTATTTACGAGACGATCGTGAGGACCGTTGCACAGAAAGGTTCGATTGCGAAGATGACAGCAGACGACCTTTTCGCCGTTATCGAGGAGCATGCTGCAGACGGCGTTGATTTTGTCACGGCACATGCAGGCCTTACCATGAAAGCGATCGAGCGGCTGAAGAACGAAGGCAGGATCCTTGACGTGGTGAGCAGGGGAGGCTCCTTCCTTGTTGAGTGGATCATCTACAATGAGAAAGAAAATCCTCTGTATGAGCAGTATGACAGGCTGTGCGATATTGCATACAAGTATGATATGACCCTGAGCCTTGGTGACGGCATGCGGCCGGGATGTCTTGCTGATGCGACTGACCGCACCCAGCTTGAGGAGTTGCTTACGTTGGGCGAGCTGCGCGACAGGGCAGTAGAGAGGAACGTGCAGGTCATTATCGAAGGGCCGGGCCATGTGCCGCTCAATCAGGTGGAGCTGAACGTAAAGATCGAAAAAGAGATCTGCAAGGGCGCGCCTTTTTATGTGCTCGGTCCGCTGGTAACTGACATAGGCATGGGGTACGACCACATTACTGCTGCTATTGGCGGGGCCGTAGCCGGAGCAGCAGGAGCGGACTTTCTCTGCTATGTGACGCCCTCTGAGCATATCAGGCTTCCGACCATAGAGGATGTGAAAGAAGGCGTTATCGTATCAAAGCTTGCGGCACATGCTGCTGACATTGCCAAAGGCATTAAAGGCGCTATGGATGCTGATATGAAGATGGCAAGGGCGCGGAAGGCATTGGACTGGAACGGCCAGATAGCCTGCAGCCTGAACCCTGACAAGGTGAGAGAGTGGAGGGCTGAGGTCCCGCCTACAGAAACTGAGGTATGCAGTATGTGCGGAGAGTTCTGCGCCATCAGAACAGTTGAAAGGGCGCTGCACAAGAAGAGTTAATTCGTGAAAGCGCGAAGCGTTTATGCGTGAGACAGCAAGAAGATGAAGGCGGTGGCGGCCATACTGCTGATCGGACCTACGGGTTCGGGGAAGACCCCCTTGGGCAGTTGTATCGATCAGCTCGGCATAACTGGCCGTAAATGTCATCACTTTGATTTCGGTCATGAGCTGCGGTCCATTGCAAATGCAGAAAATCTTCCTGAAGGTTTTACTGAGACCGAACATCAATTCCTGAAAGATGTACTGGTCAAGGGGCTTCTTCTTGAAGACCGGCATTTTCCTCTTGCAAAGAAGATCGTCAGGGATTTTCTTGCCAAACGCTGTTTCAAAGAAACCGATATGCTTATCCTCAATGGTCTTCCCCGCCACATTGGACAGGCGCGGGACATGGAAGAACTGGTGAATGTTACCTCACTGCTTGTTCTTGAGTGTGCAGATGACGACGTATCTGAGAGGATCAGCCGGAACACGGGAGGCGACAGGACTGATCGCATTGATGACGCTGACGAGATGATCAGGAGGAAGCTCGAGACATTCCATAGCCGCACATCACCGCTTATCGCTTACTATGCCGAACAGGGCATCAGGTTCATAACAATACCGGTGCATGCCTCATCAACTGCTGAATCTGTATATTCCCGATTTATCTCTCTGCTTGCACGATAACTGTTTTTGTCTGATCAGCAGCAAAAGGCTATAATTGGTCATGCACCTCTTATTTCTGAAATGCATTACCTCAAGGAGAATTCATAGCCATGAACCGGATACAAACATTTTTTCTTTCTCTGTTTTTTCTTGTCGTTCCTGCGATATCAGGAGCTGAAGAGAGCATGCCCCTCCATACCCTGCAGGTGCGATTTGATCTCGAAAAGAACAGGCTCCTGGGGCGATCGAGCATAGCCCTTCCGGCAGGCAAGGCCTGGACCGTTCATATTGAAGGGCTGACCATAACATCAGCACTTGTCCAGGGAACATCGGTGGCAATAGAGAAAGATGCACAGATCATCAATCTGAATGCCTCTTCTGCCCCAATAGTTTTGGCCATTGAGTATGAGGCATCGTACGCATCTGTTCAGAAGAGGGGCAGGGAAGACGGCATCGAGACTGCCAATCTGGCAGGCCCGGAGGGGATCGCGCTGATCAACGGCTGGTATCCTGCGATAGAGGGTCTGGCCAGGTTCAGGCTTTCTGCAGAGGTCCCGCAGGGTTTCCAGGCTGTTTCAGAGGCTGACGAGATCATCATGCAGGAGCGTCAAGGGTCGAGGGAGTTCTCCTTTATCTTCGACCATCCGGTTGAGAGCATTAACTTCATTGCGGCGCAGTACGCTCTTAATAAAGAACAACATGGGACAGTTACGGTCCATACCTATTTCTTTCCTGAGGACAGGGAACTGGCTGCGAACTATCTGGAGCAGGCGAAAAAATATATTACCCTGTATGAAGACCTGATCGGCCCATTCCCATTCAAACGATTTTCTGTTGTAGAGAATATCCTTCCGACAGGGTACTCCATGCCGACCTTTACGCTCCTTGGCAGGGATGTTGTCCGTCTCCCATTTATTGCCGAGACTTCGCTGGGGCATGAGATCCTGCACCAGTGGTTTGGCAACGCGGTATATGTTGACACCAAAGGCGGCAACTGGTCTGAAGGGCTGACAACCTATCTTGCCGACTATCAATATGAGGAGATGAAGGGCAAGGGAACTGAGTACCGGAAACAGATACTGGCCAACTATCAAAGCTCAATAACACCTGAAAAGGATCTTGCCCTGAAAGACTTTATCTCACGGACTGACAAGGCCACTGCCTCCCTGGGATATGGCAAGACGGCAATGGTCTTTCATGCACTGAAAGGATCGCTTGGACAGGATCATTTTCGCAGCGCATTAAAGGAGTTCTACGAAAAGAACAGGTTCAGGCCAGCCTCCTGGCAGGATCTGCAGAAGGCCTTTGAGACGGTCTCCGCAAAAAACCTTGACTGGTTCTTTCAGCAATGGGTCGAGGGGAAAGGAGCCCTGGACTTTGACATCAAGGATGTCATGGTGAGGTATGAGGGTTCGAAGGCGCGCATATCGTTTGACATTAAACAGGAGACGGTTCAGAGATTTCAGCTCCCGGTGATGCTGAGAACAGACAGGGGAGAAATTCACAGGACCTTTGATGTGGAAAAAGAAACTGAATCTTTTGAGGTAGAGACAGGGGATATCCCTCATGAACTGGTGATCGATGAACAATACGATCTCTTCAGGAAGCTCACGGACGATGAAATTGTGCCGATCGTCTCCATGCTCCTTGGTGACCAGAGCAGGATATTCGTGCTTCCTCAGGGCAGGGAGAAGGATTATGAGGAAATCGGAGATCTTCTGAAAGAGCAGGGGTATACTGCCAGGAAAGAGGAAGATCTGAAATATGAAGATATAAAGGGGTCGTCGCTGCTTGTCCCTCATGATGCGGCATTCTTAAAGCGGTTATATGCGAACATTGCAATGCCTGAAGGCGACTTTGCACTGGTCATGAAGGAGAATCCGTACAGCCGGACAAGGGTCATTGCGGTTATCACTCCCCTGCCTGCGGCCGAGACCAGGAAGTATCTCAGGCGTATCACCCACTATGGTAAATACAGCACACTGGCCTTCAGGGACGGCCGCAATATCACCAGGACCATCAATGAGAGTGAGCAGGGCATACGGATCTTATTGGCCGATGAAATTACGGCCGTCGAACTGCCGCGCCTGACGACCGCTGCCCAGGTCTTTGAAAAGGCAGGCACAAAGGATATTGTCTATGTCGGCGAACATCACGACCGTTTTGATCATCACCGCCTCCAGTATCAGGTGATCCGGTCGCTGTATAAGAAAAATAACAAACTTGCCATTGGCATGGAGATGTTCCAGAAGCCATTTCAGAAGGCGCTTGATGATTATATCTCGGGAACGATCGATGAAAAGGCTTTTCTGAAAAAGTCCGAGTATTTCAAGCGCTGGGTGTTTGATTATAACCTTTACCGCGAGATCCTGCTCTTTGCACGGGAGAACAGGATCCCGGTCATTGCCCTGAACATCCAGAAAGAGATCGTGACAAAGGTCTCGAAAGACGGGCTTCAGGCATTGAGCAAAGAGGACATGAAAGACGTGCCCGAGGATATGGACCTCGCTGATCTGGAGTATAGGGAAAGGCTCAGGACTGTCTTTGAAAAGCACGCGGGTTCAGAGTCACGAAACTTTGACTTCTTCTATCAGTCGCAGGTGCTCTGGGACGAGTCCATGGCCCACAACCTGAACGACTTCATGATAAAGAACCCCGGGCACCAGGTCGTAGTGCTGGCCGGGTCGGGTCATATGGCCTTTGGATCGGGCATCCCGAAGCGGGCGCACAGGATAAACCGGAAGGACTACTCGGTGATCCTGAACTCGGACGATATTGAAAAAGATATTGCTGACTATATCCTCTATCCCTCTCCGCTGTCCTTTACCGAGTCGCCGAAGCTCGGCGTGATGCTGAAAGAGGAGAACAAGGCTGTCAGCATCAGCGGTTTTTCTGCTGAAAGCATTTCAGAAAAGGCAGGGCTTACGGCAGATGATGTTATCCTTTCGCTCGACAACGAAAAGATCGAAACGGTTCAGGACATAAAGATCCATCTGTTCTACCGGAAGAAAGGCGAAACAGTTGCCGTGAACGTTGCGAGAAAGAGTTTTTTCTTCGGGGTTAAAGAGCTGGCGTTCAAGGTTGTGTTGTAAGAGATCTTCAGCGCGCGGACTGTGATGAGATCCTATCCCATTGACCATATCCTTCCGTCACTTAAAGAAGCGGTGTCCGACAGCAGGGCTGTTGTTCTGCATGCGCCGCCCGGTGCGGGAAAGACCACGAGGGTCCCGTTGGCCCTGCTTGATATCATTACTGCGGAACAGGGCCGTATTATCATGCTTGAGCCCCGCAGGATCTCGGCGGTATCTGCAGCCCGGTGGATGGCCCGTCTTCTTGGGGAGGAGGCTGGCGAAACCGTAGGATACACCATACGGTTTGACAGCCGTGTTTCCGGCAGAACGCGGATAGAGGTTGTGACCGAGGGCATACTTACCCGCCGTCTTCAGACTGACCCGGGCCTTGAGGGTGTTGCCATGATCATCTTCGACGAATTTCATGAGCGGAGCATTCATGCAGACCTTGCTCTTGCCCTCTGCCTTGACATTGGCCAAAGTATAAGGCCTGACCTCAAGCTGCTCGTTATGTCTGCCACGCTTGACTGCGGTCCGATCTCAGCTCTCCTCGGCAATGCGCCGGTGATCTCTTCTCCCGGAAAGGCCTTTGCTGTTGAAGAGCGCTATAGCTCGGACAACAGGAGCATGACACTGAAAGAAAAGGTCGTTGATGCTGTTGTGACGGCAGTCAAAGAAACGACAGGCGACATCCTTGTTTTTTTACCGGGGTCAGGCGAGATACAGCAGTGCAGCGATGCGCTCAGGACCATTATCCAGGGGAAGAACAGGGATCTCTCGATCCATCCCCTGTATGGAGACCTTCCGTTTGAAGAGCAGGAGCGCGCAATACTCCCCTCTGAAAAGCGCAGGATCATATTCGCCACGAACATCGCCGAGACGAGCCTTACGATCGAAGGCGTGAGCGTTGTGATCGACAGCGGACTGACCCGCAGGATGCAGTATGACCCCTCAACCGGCATGAACCGCCTGATCACGGTCAATATTTCACGGGCGTCTGCCGAGCAGAGAAAGGGCAGGGCAGGCAGACTCGGCCCCGGCGTCTGTTATCGTCTGTACAGCAGGCATGCGTTTCAGTCCATGATACCGTTCAGTCCTGCAGAGATCCTGGTATCTGACCTGTCTTCGCTCCTGCTTGAGCTTGCCCTTTGGGGTGTAAAGGAACCTTCTCTGCTGGCATGGCTTGATCCTCCTCCTGCTGCAGCCCTTGACTCAGCCAGGCAGCTGCTGATCATTCTGGGGATATTTGATGAGTCATGCTCGGTCACGCCGGAAGGCA
The sequence above is drawn from the Nitrospirota bacterium genome and encodes:
- a CDS encoding ChaN family lipoprotein, giving the protein MNRIQTFFLSLFFLVVPAISGAEESMPLHTLQVRFDLEKNRLLGRSSIALPAGKAWTVHIEGLTITSALVQGTSVAIEKDAQIINLNASSAPIVLAIEYEASYASVQKRGREDGIETANLAGPEGIALINGWYPAIEGLARFRLSAEVPQGFQAVSEADEIIMQERQGSREFSFIFDHPVESINFIAAQYALNKEQHGTVTVHTYFFPEDRELAANYLEQAKKYITLYEDLIGPFPFKRFSVVENILPTGYSMPTFTLLGRDVVRLPFIAETSLGHEILHQWFGNAVYVDTKGGNWSEGLTTYLADYQYEEMKGKGTEYRKQILANYQSSITPEKDLALKDFISRTDKATASLGYGKTAMVFHALKGSLGQDHFRSALKEFYEKNRFRPASWQDLQKAFETVSAKNLDWFFQQWVEGKGALDFDIKDVMVRYEGSKARISFDIKQETVQRFQLPVMLRTDRGEIHRTFDVEKETESFEVETGDIPHELVIDEQYDLFRKLTDDEIVPIVSMLLGDQSRIFVLPQGREKDYEEIGDLLKEQGYTARKEEDLKYEDIKGSSLLVPHDAAFLKRLYANIAMPEGDFALVMKENPYSRTRVIAVITPLPAAETRKYLRRITHYGKYSTLAFRDGRNITRTINESEQGIRILLADEITAVELPRLTTAAQVFEKAGTKDIVYVGEHHDRFDHHRLQYQVIRSLYKKNNKLAIGMEMFQKPFQKALDDYISGTIDEKAFLKKSEYFKRWVFDYNLYREILLFARENRIPVIALNIQKEIVTKVSKDGLQALSKEDMKDVPEDMDLADLEYRERLRTVFEKHAGSESRNFDFFYQSQVLWDESMAHNLNDFMIKNPGHQVVVLAGSGHMAFGSGIPKRAHRINRKDYSVILNSDDIEKDIADYILYPSPLSFTESPKLGVMLKEENKAVSISGFSAESISEKAGLTADDVILSLDNEKIETVQDIKIHLFYRKKGETVAVNVARKSFFFGVKELAFKVVL